A genomic stretch from Corynebacterium faecale includes:
- a CDS encoding enoyl-CoA hydratase/isomerase family protein — MTTAITTDTTLNQGFTALTLTETDDYLLVELTRPEVRNAIDETMVSELHEVCAYLEQQPKTLIITGCEVNGRGIFVSGADIGQLRERRRDDALRGINNMLFHRIAQLPAPVIAAVDGYALGGGLELALAADFRLSTPTAKFGQPEAGLGIIAAAGGLWRLKALIGEAVAKEILLAGKVLDGHEALAVHLVTEVHEPAELLDAALALAGRIAQLDPLAVRISKQVMAMPAGAHPQVDNIAQAILFESEAKFDRMQAFLDRKKNK; from the coding sequence ATGACCACTGCTATTACTACTGACACCACACTCAACCAGGGTTTTACGGCCCTCACCCTCACTGAGACCGATGATTATCTGCTGGTGGAATTGACCCGACCCGAGGTGCGCAATGCCATCGATGAGACCATGGTCAGTGAACTCCATGAGGTGTGTGCCTACCTGGAACAGCAGCCGAAGACCCTCATCATCACCGGGTGTGAGGTCAATGGCAGGGGGATTTTCGTCTCCGGGGCTGACATTGGCCAGCTGCGGGAACGCCGCCGTGACGATGCCCTCCGCGGCATCAACAACATGCTTTTCCACCGCATCGCCCAGCTCCCCGCGCCGGTCATCGCAGCCGTGGACGGCTATGCACTCGGCGGGGGACTGGAGCTGGCGCTGGCCGCCGACTTTCGTCTCTCCACCCCGACTGCCAAATTCGGTCAGCCGGAAGCTGGCCTTGGCATCATTGCGGCTGCCGGAGGCCTGTGGCGACTCAAGGCGCTGATCGGTGAGGCGGTGGCCAAGGAGATTCTTCTGGCCGGCAAGGTGCTGGACGGCCATGAGGCACTGGCCGTGCACCTGGTCACCGAGGTCCATGAACCGGCAGAGCTTCTCGACGCCGCCCTCGCCCTCGCCGGCCGTATCGCCCAACTCGATCCCCTGGCTGTGCGCATCTCCAAGCAGGTCATGGCGATGCCTGCCGGTGCGCACCCGCAGGTGGACAACATCGCGCAGGCGATCCTCTTTGAATCTGAGGCCAAGTTCGACCGGATGCAGGCCTTCCTCGACCGTAAAAAGAACAAGTAA
- a CDS encoding 3-hydroxyacyl-CoA dehydrogenase family protein, producing the protein MTSATDTLTIASTATGVPTLVGVLGGGRMGGGIAHSFLAAGAHVTVVDVNDAAIEAARGRITQDIEGSIKRGAEGTAEEWLSRLTFSTDANAFADHPLVVEAVPEIIELKADSFRKIAAAAPEAIIATNTSSLSVSDLALSVDNPVIGLHYFNPVPASKLVEVVVAESTPAPLVELARQWVAGLGKTPIVVKDAPGFASSRLGVAIALEAIRMVEEGVASPEDIDKAMVLGYKFPVGPLQLTDIVGLDVRLGIAEYLESTLGERFAPPQLMRDMVARGELGRKSGRGFYDYS; encoded by the coding sequence ATGACCAGCGCAACAGACACCCTGACCATTGCTTCCACTGCCACCGGTGTGCCCACCCTGGTGGGTGTTTTAGGTGGGGGCCGCATGGGTGGCGGCATCGCCCATTCCTTCCTGGCTGCCGGCGCCCATGTCACGGTGGTTGATGTCAATGACGCTGCCATCGAGGCGGCACGTGGCCGCATCACCCAGGACATTGAAGGCTCCATCAAACGTGGCGCCGAGGGCACCGCGGAGGAGTGGCTGTCCCGTCTGACGTTCAGCACGGACGCCAACGCTTTCGCTGATCACCCCCTGGTGGTGGAGGCCGTGCCCGAGATCATTGAGCTCAAGGCGGATTCCTTCCGCAAGATTGCGGCGGCGGCACCCGAGGCCATCATCGCCACCAACACCTCCTCGCTGTCGGTGAGCGATCTGGCCCTGTCCGTGGATAATCCGGTCATCGGTCTGCACTATTTCAACCCGGTTCCGGCATCCAAGCTGGTGGAGGTTGTGGTGGCGGAGTCCACCCCGGCTCCCCTGGTGGAACTGGCTCGTCAGTGGGTGGCAGGCTTGGGCAAGACCCCGATTGTGGTCAAGGATGCACCGGGTTTCGCCTCCTCCCGGCTCGGAGTAGCCATCGCGCTTGAGGCGATCCGCATGGTGGAGGAGGGCGTGGCCTCACCGGAAGATATTGATAAAGCTATGGTCCTGGGATATAAATTCCCCGTCGGCCCACTCCAGCTCACCGATATCGTGGGCCTTGACGTGCGCCTCGGCATCGCCGAGTATCTCGAATCCACCCTCGGTGAGCGCTTTGCGCCACCGCAGCTCATGCGTGACATGGTCGCGCGTGGTGAACTGGGCCGCAAGTCGGGTCGCGGTTTCTACGACTACAGCTAA
- a CDS encoding PaaI family thioesterase has protein sequence MELWKIVLGELDEKMGVQVIEESAEKVVATMPIEGNRQSLGLLHGGAMVSLAEAVGSWAAVIHASTMGKVAVGVDINATHHKSSREGHVTATATAIRLGRTICSHEVIITNDNGDRLCTARITNAVVDKR, from the coding sequence ATGGAACTCTGGAAAATCGTCCTCGGTGAACTGGATGAAAAGATGGGCGTGCAGGTCATCGAGGAATCTGCGGAGAAGGTGGTGGCGACCATGCCGATTGAGGGCAACCGCCAATCACTGGGGCTCCTCCACGGGGGTGCCATGGTATCGCTGGCGGAGGCTGTGGGCAGCTGGGCCGCCGTCATCCATGCCTCCACCATGGGCAAGGTTGCCGTGGGTGTGGATATCAATGCCACCCACCATAAATCCAGTCGGGAGGGACACGTCACCGCGACGGCCACCGCCATCCGACTGGGCCGGACTATCTGTAGCCACGAGGTGATCATCACCAACGACAACGGCGATCGACTGTGTACCGCACGGATCACGAACGCCGTCGTCGATAAGCGTTAG
- the paaZ gene encoding phenylacetic acid degradation bifunctional protein PaaZ: MTTVNTSSQSATATLDRTEVDIVQSYLSGEWVAPENPTRIAEVEDASTGEIVARVSTDGLDIGAAVAYARDVGQKNLRALTLHERSLKLKELALYLGEHKQELYELSFKSGATKRDNMVDIDGGLSTLFTYSSKGRRELPNNDVIIDGPTEVLSKDGSFQGTHIYTPLPGTAVQINAFNFPVWGMLEKFAPSFIAGVPTIVKPATPTGYITQACVRLMVESGILPEGSIQLISGSARDLLDHLDYRDHVAFTGSATTAATLRAHKNVQHAGLRFSAEADSVNAAILGEDATPGTPEFDAYIKTLFAELTSKAGQKCTAVRRSIVPAGLVDEVASALADRLTSKVVVGDPRDENTTMGPVVSVDQRNDVAEAVDKLIAAGGTVRLGGPEEFDGAFFAPTIITFDDADADAVHDTEAFGPVVSIIGYTDTEDAIRLAARGQGSLVASVITHDPALATQFAMGIAAHHGRLHFLDRDDAKTSTGHGSPLPHLIHGGPGRAGGGEELGGIRGVKHYMQRTAIQGTPDHLTAITGEWHRGAAINRVTRADVTAGTGAHPFRKDLATLRIGDQFASDLRKVTLEEILEFAEKTGDTFYAHVDEEAAMANPFFPRRVAHGYLLVSWAAGLFVEPEPGPVLANYGLENLRFITPVTYDDSIRVELTAKRITPRVTDDYGEVCWDAVLYNQHDEIVASYDVLTLAEKVDTLYKK; encoded by the coding sequence ATGACTACCGTTAACACCAGCTCCCAGTCCGCCACCGCCACCCTTGACCGCACCGAGGTCGACATTGTTCAAAGCTATCTCAGCGGCGAATGGGTAGCTCCGGAAAACCCCACCCGCATCGCCGAGGTGGAGGATGCTTCCACCGGTGAGATCGTGGCCCGGGTGTCCACCGACGGCCTGGATATCGGCGCAGCGGTTGCCTATGCCCGGGATGTGGGGCAGAAGAATCTGCGAGCACTGACCCTGCATGAGCGTTCACTCAAGCTCAAGGAACTGGCACTGTACCTGGGGGAGCACAAGCAGGAGCTCTACGAGCTGTCCTTCAAGTCCGGTGCCACCAAGCGGGACAACATGGTTGATATCGATGGCGGCCTCTCCACGCTGTTCACCTACTCCTCCAAGGGACGCCGCGAACTTCCCAATAACGATGTGATCATCGACGGTCCCACCGAGGTCCTGTCCAAGGATGGATCTTTCCAGGGCACCCACATCTACACCCCGCTGCCCGGCACCGCGGTTCAGATCAATGCCTTCAACTTCCCGGTCTGGGGCATGCTGGAGAAATTTGCACCGTCCTTCATCGCCGGCGTGCCGACCATCGTCAAGCCCGCCACTCCAACCGGATATATCACCCAGGCCTGCGTGCGCCTCATGGTGGAATCCGGCATCCTTCCAGAGGGCTCCATCCAGCTGATCTCCGGTTCCGCCCGTGACCTGCTGGACCACCTGGATTACCGTGATCACGTCGCCTTCACCGGTTCCGCGACCACCGCGGCCACCCTCCGTGCCCACAAGAACGTCCAGCACGCAGGCCTGCGCTTCAGCGCCGAAGCCGACTCTGTCAATGCCGCCATCCTCGGTGAAGATGCGACCCCGGGCACCCCGGAATTCGATGCTTATATCAAGACCCTGTTTGCCGAATTGACCTCCAAGGCCGGCCAGAAGTGCACCGCTGTTCGGCGTTCGATCGTCCCCGCCGGTCTGGTCGACGAGGTTGCGTCCGCACTTGCTGACCGCCTTACCTCCAAGGTCGTGGTCGGTGACCCCCGCGATGAGAACACCACCATGGGACCGGTTGTCTCCGTGGATCAGCGAAATGATGTGGCAGAGGCCGTCGATAAGCTCATTGCAGCTGGCGGCACCGTGCGTCTAGGCGGCCCGGAAGAGTTCGACGGCGCGTTCTTCGCACCGACGATCATCACCTTCGACGATGCTGACGCGGATGCCGTCCACGACACCGAGGCCTTCGGTCCGGTCGTATCCATCATCGGTTACACCGACACCGAGGACGCCATCCGTCTCGCTGCCCGCGGACAGGGGTCCCTGGTTGCCTCCGTGATCACCCACGATCCAGCACTGGCCACCCAGTTCGCCATGGGTATCGCCGCGCACCACGGTCGCCTGCACTTCCTGGACCGCGACGACGCCAAAACCTCCACCGGCCACGGCTCCCCGCTGCCACACCTGATCCACGGCGGGCCAGGTCGCGCAGGTGGCGGCGAAGAGCTCGGCGGCATCCGCGGAGTGAAGCACTACATGCAGCGCACCGCCATCCAGGGCACCCCTGACCACCTCACGGCCATCACGGGCGAGTGGCACCGTGGTGCTGCGATCAACCGGGTCACCCGCGCGGATGTCACCGCAGGCACCGGCGCACACCCCTTCCGCAAGGACCTGGCCACTCTGCGCATCGGCGATCAGTTCGCCTCGGATCTGCGTAAGGTCACCCTCGAGGAGATCCTGGAATTTGCAGAGAAGACCGGCGATACCTTCTACGCCCATGTGGATGAAGAGGCCGCCATGGCCAATCCGTTCTTCCCACGCCGCGTGGCTCACGGTTACCTGCTGGTCAGCTGGGCTGCCGGACTCTTCGTGGAGCCTGAGCCAGGTCCGGTCCTGGCCAACTACGGACTGGAGAACCTCCGCTTCATCACCCCGGTCACCTACGATGACTCCATCCGCGTCGAACTGACCGCCAAGCGCATCACCCCACGCGTGACCGATGATTATGGCGAAGTCTGCTGGGATGCCGTGCTCTACAACCAGCACGATGAGATCGTGGCCAGCTATGACGTGCTCACCTTGGCGGAGAAGGTGGACACCCTCTACAAGAAGTAG
- the metX gene encoding homoserine O-acetyltransferase MetX, which produces MPQLAPEGQLHLQPIGDISTEAGVVITDVVIGYHRWGDYTEFEDGTTNVVLIEHALTGDSNAADWWCDLVGPGKAINTDIFCVICTNVLGGCNGSTGPSSEHPEGGFWGNRFPATDIRDQVKAEKQFLDAVGIPHVKAVLGGSMGGARTLEWAALFPEMVGAAAVLAVSARASAWQIGIQSAQIMAIENDHHWHEGNYYESGCNPSKGLGAARRIAHLTYRGELEIDERFGTQAQRGENPLGPFRSPDQRFAVESYLDHQADKLVQRFDAGSYVTLTDALNRHDIGRGRGGLNKALESIKVPTLVAGVDTDILYPYHQQEHLSRNLGNLLAMAKIVSPVGHDAFLTESRQMDRILRNFFSLISPDEDNPSTYIEFFI; this is translated from the coding sequence ATGCCCCAACTTGCTCCAGAAGGTCAGCTCCACCTGCAGCCGATAGGCGATATCAGCACTGAGGCCGGCGTGGTCATCACCGACGTGGTCATCGGTTACCACCGCTGGGGTGACTACACGGAGTTTGAGGATGGAACCACCAACGTTGTCCTCATTGAACACGCCCTGACCGGTGACTCGAACGCCGCCGACTGGTGGTGCGATCTGGTCGGCCCCGGCAAGGCTATCAACACCGATATCTTCTGTGTGATCTGCACCAATGTGCTCGGAGGGTGCAATGGTTCCACCGGCCCTTCATCGGAACATCCCGAAGGTGGGTTCTGGGGCAACCGCTTCCCTGCCACCGACATCCGTGATCAGGTCAAGGCTGAGAAACAGTTCCTGGATGCCGTCGGCATCCCCCATGTGAAAGCAGTGCTCGGTGGATCCATGGGTGGTGCCCGCACCCTGGAATGGGCGGCACTTTTTCCCGAGATGGTCGGTGCCGCCGCTGTCCTGGCTGTCTCCGCCCGGGCGAGCGCCTGGCAGATCGGCATCCAGTCCGCCCAGATCATGGCTATCGAAAATGACCACCACTGGCACGAGGGCAACTACTATGAATCCGGTTGTAACCCCTCCAAGGGGCTGGGTGCCGCCCGCCGGATCGCCCACCTCACCTACCGTGGTGAGCTGGAGATCGACGAACGCTTTGGCACCCAGGCACAGCGCGGCGAAAATCCCCTCGGTCCTTTCCGCAGCCCCGACCAGCGCTTCGCGGTGGAGTCCTACCTGGACCACCAGGCGGACAAACTGGTTCAGCGTTTCGACGCCGGATCCTATGTCACCCTCACCGATGCCCTCAACCGCCATGACATCGGCCGCGGCCGAGGAGGCCTGAACAAGGCCCTGGAGTCCATCAAGGTACCCACGCTTGTAGCCGGCGTGGACACGGATATCCTCTACCCCTATCACCAGCAGGAGCATCTCTCGCGCAACCTGGGAAATCTGCTGGCCATGGCCAAAATCGTCTCCCCGGTGGGCCACGATGCCTTCCTCACCGAATCCCGTCAGATGGATCGCATCCTGCGCAATTTCTTCAGCCTGATCTCACCCGATGAGGATAACCCCTCCACCTATATCGAGTTCTTCATCTGA